A window of Roseiflexus castenholzii DSM 13941 genomic DNA:
GCATAAGCCCAACCCAACGTATGAAGAAGTATGCACCGGCAAAACCGGTCACGCCGAAGTAGTGCAGATCACCTTCGATCCGCAGGTCATCACCTTTCGCGACCTGCTCGACATCTTCTTCAGCATCCACGACCCGACCACCCCCAATCGGCAGGGCGCCGATGTCGGTCCGCAGTACCGTTCGATCATTCTGTACCACAACGACGAACAGCGCCGTATTGCCGAAGCAACGATCGCGGAGTTGAACGCGGCAAACATCTGGAATGCGCCAATCGTGACCGAAGTGCAGCCGTTTACCGTGTTCTGGATTGCGGAAGAGTATCACCAGGAATACTTTGCGAAAAATCCATACCAGGGGTACTGCATGGCCGTCGTTGCGCCCAAGGTGCTGAAAGCGCGGAAGAAATTCGCCGACCGGATCAAAACGAAACGTTGACGTCAGATTCCCGCCAGGAACGCGACAGCCGCTGCCGCGACAGGCACGCTCAGGTTGTCCGTTCCGTGTGGCGACACGGCTTCGACAGCAGTGGCGACGGCGGCGCCGAGGAACGCAGCGCCAACCACACGGATCGGATCGGCGACAGGCGCAAACGGCGCCCACGCCGATCCCGGCAGGAACAGCATGGTCAACAGCATCGCAATCGCGCTCGCTGCAAACATCATCGCCGACCCTTCCAACGTGCGCGTGCTTTGCCCGATAGTATATCGGCGCTTGCCGATGCGCTGACCGGTGAGCGCCGCCAGTGCATCGCCCCACGTCATCGCCATAACGCCAGCCGTCGCCGCCACACCGCGATCCACAGGACCTTGCGGACGCCACAGGAAGGCGAAGATCAGCGTGATCGCCAGTGCGAAGTAGATCGTGCCGGGTGAACTGTCCTCACGGTCCATCGCGCGCACAATCCGATAGCGATAGAGGATAAAGTTGACGAAGATAAAGGTGGCGAAGGGAATGATGCCAATCTCCCAACGATCAAACAGCGCCAGGATGCCAAAGACCCACATGCCTGCGCCGATGTGGATCATCTTGCGCGTCAGATCGGCAGGGAGACCGGCGAAGCGGTGCAACACCTCACCAAAGAGCAGCAACCCAATCGCGTAGGCATACGAGATACCAAGACCAATCCACTCACTCGTGGTCATTGACGACTCCGTTGTCTTCTTTGCACGGTTCCTGAGATCGCGGGCATCTTAACCGCATAACACCAATGACGATTGACGATGCCGCAGGCTTGTCATTCCGAGCGCAGCGACTGGTCATTCCGAGTGCAGCGACTGGTCATTCCGAGCGCAGCGACTGGTCATTCCGAGCGCAGCGACTGGTCATTCCGAGCGCAGCGACTGGTCATTCCGAGCGCAGCGACTGGTCATTCCGAGCGCAGCGACTGGTCATTCCGAGCGCAGCGAGGAATCGAAGCGGGTCGCGCACGCCCCCTCGCGCTGCGCGGGGTGACCATGCCGGATGGTCACAGGGAATTGGTATAAGAGTTGCGCGGGTCGGCGGGACGTTATGCGTCGGCGTCTGTTACAACCATGCCGCCGCCTACTCCTCATTATCGGGGACGTCCCCCAAACCCCTCATGTCGAGCAAAGCACAGGATTGAGCCTTCTGCCACAGCGCCCGCCGCCGTTACGCGCATCGCAACGCACTCGTTCCGATTGAGAGAATCGTTTTGGCGCAGCGCCAGGCGCTGCACAGTGACCGCTGTTGCCAGCCTATGCGACGCCTTGCAATGATTCAGATCAGACCCCTGGCAAAAACCTTCCTGGATTGAGCAACCGCAGCGGATCAAACTCTTCACGGATGCGCCGCATCACCTCGATACCTTGCGGTGGCGCCCCCCAGCGCGGCGTGTCGGGGAGCGTCGTCGCCACCCATTGAACTCCCGGCAGGTCCGCAAGCATGCTGGACAGTGATGCAGACGTAATCGAGCGCACCCGCAGGTACAGAATGCCGCTCAGTGCTCGCGCATCGATCACAACGGATGCGCCCGCACCCGCAGCAGCGGCTTCACACCGGACAACCACATCCGCAACATCCGCCGGCAACACCGATACCTTCACCACCGCTTCATCAGGCGCCAGCACAGCCGTTTGCGACAGGTCGGCAATGCCAGCCCAAAGCGCCTCCGCCTCACTGCCATTGAGCTGCGCGACCGAGTGCACACCGTGGCGCCGCGCGAGCGCGCTCATATCACGCATCTGACGTTCGACCGCCTGCGGCAACCCCTCAGCCGCGAGCGCCAGCGCGCAGACGCCTGAATACCCCAACGCCGAGAGCGCACCACGGTTCAGGTATTCAGCGGCAACCGGCGCGAGTTGCGTGCCATCCAGTTCGTCGAGCGCCGCGAACGCTTGTTGGGACTCCGCAAACCGGCAAACGATGGTTCCCGCTGCGCGCGGCAATGGCAACAGCTTAAAATTCGCACTGGCGATAACCGCAAGCGTACCGAAACTCCCCAGGTAGAGTTTCATCATATCAAAGCCGCTGACATTCTTCACCACCATTCCGCCGCCGCGCGATAGACGCCCGCCGATTTCAACAACGGCAACGCCGATCAGGACATCGCGCAGGGTCCCATACCCCAGGCGCCGCGGTCCGTCTGTAGCCGTGGCGATCAACCCGCCAATCGTCGCCCGATCCGGCAAAGGCGGATCGAGCGCCAGCATTTGCCCATGCTGCCGCAGGTACGCACGCAGGGCGCCAAATGTCATACCCGCCTCGACCGAAATCGTCAGATCATCAGGAGTATGCGCCAGCACCCGGTCGAGACGCATTGTGCGCACCACCAGATCGAGCCGACTCGGTGAAGCGCCGATCAGTTGCTGCGTTCCGCCGCCCCATGGCGCAAGCGCCGCGCGATGTTCCGCTGCCACGCGCATAACCGTCTGCAACTCTTCGATCGTACCGGGGGTGACGACGCATGCCGGTCGGACAGCCTGCACGCTGAATGCAGCCAGTGATTCGGCGTCGTCTTGAACGGATTCTGAAGGAAGGACAGAACGGAGTGCATCGCTCAGGTGTGTCATAGGACGCCCAATTCTTTCAGAATGCCCAGAACAGTTCAATGAACTTCTCGCCACGGTCGCGCTCGTCACTCTCTGGGGAGATAATTTCCACCACCAGATCCGCCGCGCCATCGAGGAACGATGGCTGAAGCAGACCCACGCATTCTTGAGCAATGAAGAGAATATCTGGCTCTCGCCCGCTTGGACGTGTGGGCAATCGCATCAGGAAAGGCACATCCAGAATCAACCCCTGTGGATGCCGTTCCAGATAGTGTTCCAGCACCCGCACCGGGAAAACCTTGAGCAGTTGATGATCGCTGCTCGCCAGGGACATCAGAATGACCTGCCCATCCACCCACTCGGCGTGGTTGTCTTCATCGCGCTCCGCAAGAAAATCCTCCCACGTCCGGGGGCGTTGGACGCACAACCGGTTCAATCTGCGCGTGCTCTGTGTCTGGAAATGATGTGGCCATACGATGAATGCCGCCAGTACGCTACCGACCTCTTACAACCATGTCCCCGCCGGTACGCTGTTCGTATCTGTACCCATCAGATCGGCAGCCGGTAATCCGCGCTGCCGCAGCGCAGCCAGTTCGCCGCAACCAACGCCTTTCGGAAAGATTTTGCCGGGATTGAACATCTCGCGCGGATCAAAACTGCGCTTCAGCCCCGCCATCGCCGCCAGATCATCGGTAGTGAACAGCAGATCCATATAATCGCGCTTCTCAACGCCAATACCATGCTCGCCGCTGATCACCCCTCCCTGATTGATCGACTCACGCAGAATGTCGGTAGCAGCGTTGAGCGCTCGTTCAAGCTGGCTTTTGTCGCGGCGGTCGAACAGGATGAGCGGATGCAGATTGCCGTCGCCTGCGTGAAACACATTCGCAATAGGCAGGCGATAATCGCGCGACACCTCGCCGACGCGCGCTAGCGTCGCCGGCAACCGCGTGCGCGGCACCACCGTATCGACCAGGTAGTACGTCGGCGCCAGCCGCCCCATTGCTCCGAAGGCATTTTTGCGCGCTGCCCAGACCTGTGCCTGCTCAGCGGCTGTTTTTGCGGGGCGCACCTCCATCGCGCCAAGATCGCGGCAAATACCGGTGACTTCGGCAAGCAAATCATCCAGCCCATCGTTCACGCCATCGAGTTCAATCAACAGCGCCGCGCCAGCACTTTCCGGCAGCCCCAGGCGGTACATACCATTCACAGCGCGGATCGCCAACTGGTCCATCATTTCCAGGGCAGCCGGGAGAAACCCGCGCGCAATAACGGTCGAGACCGTCTGCGACGCGGACGGAATATCCGGGAAGAGCGCCAGCACCACGCGCAGCGATTCCGGCAGACGGGTCATCCGCACCCACGCCTCGGTGATGATGCCGCAGGCGCCTTCACTGCCGGTCAACACCCCTGCCAGATCGTACCCGATGCCATCCTGCCGCCCATCACCCGTCCAGATAACGCTGCCGTCGGGCAACACCACGCGCAACGCCAGCACATGGTTCGTCGTCATGCCATATTTGAGGCAATGCGGACCGCCACTGTTATTGGCAATATTCCCGCCGATTGTGCATGCCTTCTGCGATGACGGGTCAGGCATGAACGCATAGCCGTATGGAGACAGGTACTGAGACAGTTCCCAGTTAATGACCCCTGGCTGCACGCGCACCCGCCGATTGCGCACATCCACCTCCAGCACCCGTTCCATCCGCGCCGTCGAAATGACAATTCCGCCATGGATCGGCGTTGCTCCGCCGGAGAGACCGGTGCCCGCGCCGCGCGGCACAATCGGCATACCTGCGCGATTGGCGATCCGCACCACTTCAGCGGTTTCCTCAGTGGTGGCAGGCAACACAACCACATTGGGCGCGTGCGTATCCAGCACACACCCATCAGCCTCATACGTCAGCAACGTCGCGGCATCATCGATGACGGCGCGCGGTCCAACCACCCGTCGCAGGGCGTCCACCATATCGGCGCGGTTCATGGCACTCTCCGTGGTATACGCAGCGTCTGTCCGATCGTCAGGCTCGAAGGATTGCGAATATCATTGATAGCCAGAATATCCTCGACCGACACCCCAAAGCGTCGGGCAATCGTGACCAGCAGATCGCCGCGTTGCACCACATAGTCCACATACGTTCCATCACCTGTTGGTATGCGCAGCGTCTGTCCGATTGTCAGGCTCGAAGGGTTGGCTATGGTATTGTATGCCTGAATATCGTCAACCGAAACATTGAACAGTTTTGCAATGGTATACAGTGTATCACCGCGCTGCACCACATACTCGACGAATGGCGTTTCCTGAGCGATGTCTGTTGCAACGGCGGTCGCCGACGGCGCAGCAGTGGGAGCGTTAGTCGTCGGTGGGAGCGCAGTTACCGTCGGCGCAGTGGTGGGGGCTTCGGTGGCTGTCGGAAGCGCGGTCACCGTTGGCGCAGCGACGGTTGGCACATCAGCAAAAACCGGGGTGTTGCCGGTCGGTGAAACGACGAGCATCTCAAGAGCAGTGGGCGACAGAACGGCGGGAGTTGGTTTAGATGTCATATCTCCCCCTGAAGGCGTCGCGCGCGCCACGTCCGTACCGGCGATCACACTGCGCGTCACAGCCGTCACAAATGTTGACGGAGGCATTGCGGCATTCCACATACCGAACAAACTGGCAATCGCCAGACCGGTTCCAACCGCAGCGACAGCAAGCAAAGCAATCACCACAGTTGTCGGAGAACGAAGCATGATACCCCCTGCCACAGGAACGCGCAGCGCAGGCTATCGATCGACAGAATGAGCGAGACCCTCACAAGGCATTCCCGACGTTCCTATGGAATACAGGTGAACGATTGACCACCTGTTGGCGAACAGGCGTGCCTGACCGCCAGAACTCGCGCGTCTCACGACTGTTGTTCATCGTCATTGAACAACTGATTCATGCGATCAATCTCACCGGGCGCAATATGGATCGGATTCCCCGAAAGAATGCCGGTCACCTGGCGAAACGGACGACCAATATGCATCCCGCGATTATCGATTGTAAACTCACGAATGTCCTTATCGTGCATCGAGCCACGCATCTTCAACACCGTCAACCCGCGGCGCATTTCGCCGAACATCTCAACATATCGGAGCAGAATGATCGAGTCGGTCAGGGTCGAAATATGGGTTTCGGTCACCGACTCGCCCCCCATCAGGCTTGGCGTCGTCGCGGTAAACAGACCGGCGATCTCCTGATGCTTGATAAACGACGTCAGGCTGATCACAAACTCGCGAAAGCCGCGGATCGTCGAGACGCGCTCGAGAGCGGAGAGGCTATCGACCGCCACACGATTGGGGCGGAACTCCTGGATCAACTTCTTCATAGCGATCAGGTGATCCTCAAGCCCTGCCGTCTCTGGATACTCACAGACGACGCGCAGCAACCCATCACGCTCCATCTGCTCGAAATCAACGCCCCAGCCGGTTGCATTACGGAACAGTTGTTCACGGCTTTCCTCGAACGCAAAGAGCAGACACCGTTCGCCACGATTGACCCCACCCGCCATGAACTCGGTGGTCATGAGGGTCTTGCCGGTTCCTGTCGCACCCGACACCAGCAGGATCGAGTCGCGGAAGAAGCCGCCGCCGCACATACGGTCGAGTTCCGGGTTACCCGAGGTGACACGAATATCAGACGAGCGCTGCTTAAGTTCGATCGCTGAGAGCGGGATAACGACCATGCCCTCACCCGACATGATCGTGAAGGGGAACTCGCCTTTCTGGTGGGATGTACCGCGGAACTTCAGAATCTCGATGGTGCGCCGACGTTTCTCATCTTCCAGAACATTGCGCAGGATGATCACATTATCGGCGACGAACTCTTCGACGCCGTAGCGCGCAATGTCGCCATACTCCTGCGTGCGTTCGCCGGTCATGATCGCCGTGACACCCATCCGTTTCAGCGCCGAGACGACGCGAAACAACTCGCGGCGCACCACTGCACTGTCGGCGAACTGCGTAAAGATCGCGCCGAGCGAGTCCATCGACAGGCGTTTGGCGCCAATCCGACGCACCGCATTTTCGATGCGCGCCAGGAGGGCGCCAAGATCGTAATTGCCCGCAAACAGGACTTCCTCACCCGGTTGTGGCGACGCATCGACGAATGCCCAGCGCCCTTCGCTCTCCCAGGCTGGAATATCCCATCCGAGCGACTCCATATTGCGACGAATATCAGACGGCGGCTCTTCAAAGGTGACGAACACCCCAGGCTCGCCATATTTGCGAATTCCTTCAGCGAGAAACTGTGCCGCGAAGACCGTCTTAGCGCTTCCGGCAGTGCCGGAAACCAGCGTGGTGCGACCGGCTGGAATGCCGCCATTGGCAATCAGATCGAAGCCGCTGATCCCGGTTGGCAGTTTCTCGATAGCTGGT
This region includes:
- the msrA gene encoding peptide-methionine (S)-S-oxide reductase MsrA, producing the protein MTTQPISNHEVATLGGGCFWCLEAVYDEIEGVISVESGYAGGHKPNPTYEEVCTGKTGHAEVVQITFDPQVITFRDLLDIFFSIHDPTTPNRQGADVGPQYRSIILYHNDEQRRIAEATIAELNAANIWNAPIVTEVQPFTVFWIAEEYHQEYFAKNPYQGYCMAVVAPKVLKARKKFADRIKTKR
- a CDS encoding diacylglycerol/polyprenol kinase family protein is translated as MTTSEWIGLGISYAYAIGLLLFGEVLHRFAGLPADLTRKMIHIGAGMWVFGILALFDRWEIGIIPFATFIFVNFILYRYRIVRAMDREDSSPGTIYFALAITLIFAFLWRPQGPVDRGVAATAGVMAMTWGDALAALTGQRIGKRRYTIGQSTRTLEGSAMMFAASAIAMLLTMLFLPGSAWAPFAPVADPIRVVGAAFLGAAVATAVEAVSPHGTDNLSVPVAAAAVAFLAGI
- a CDS encoding FAD-binding oxidoreductase, whose translation is MTHLSDALRSVLPSESVQDDAESLAAFSVQAVRPACVVTPGTIEELQTVMRVAAEHRAALAPWGGGTQQLIGASPSRLDLVVRTMRLDRVLAHTPDDLTISVEAGMTFGALRAYLRQHGQMLALDPPLPDRATIGGLIATATDGPRRLGYGTLRDVLIGVAVVEIGGRLSRGGGMVVKNVSGFDMMKLYLGSFGTLAVIASANFKLLPLPRAAGTIVCRFAESQQAFAALDELDGTQLAPVAAEYLNRGALSALGYSGVCALALAAEGLPQAVERQMRDMSALARRHGVHSVAQLNGSEAEALWAGIADLSQTAVLAPDEAVVKVSVLPADVADVVVRCEAAAAGAGASVVIDARALSGILYLRVRSITSASLSSMLADLPGVQWVATTLPDTPRWGAPPQGIEVMRRIREEFDPLRLLNPGRFLPGV
- a CDS encoding Uma2 family endonuclease → MCVQRPRTWEDFLAERDEDNHAEWVDGQVILMSLASSDHQLLKVFPVRVLEHYLERHPQGLILDVPFLMRLPTRPSGREPDILFIAQECVGLLQPSFLDGAADLVVEIISPESDERDRGEKFIELFWAF
- a CDS encoding FAD-binding oxidoreductase, which codes for MNRADMVDALRRVVGPRAVIDDAATLLTYEADGCVLDTHAPNVVVLPATTEETAEVVRIANRAGMPIVPRGAGTGLSGGATPIHGGIVISTARMERVLEVDVRNRRVRVQPGVINWELSQYLSPYGYAFMPDPSSQKACTIGGNIANNSGGPHCLKYGMTTNHVLALRVVLPDGSVIWTGDGRQDGIGYDLAGVLTGSEGACGIITEAWVRMTRLPESLRVVLALFPDIPSASQTVSTVIARGFLPAALEMMDQLAIRAVNGMYRLGLPESAGAALLIELDGVNDGLDDLLAEVTGICRDLGAMEVRPAKTAAEQAQVWAARKNAFGAMGRLAPTYYLVDTVVPRTRLPATLARVGEVSRDYRLPIANVFHAGDGNLHPLILFDRRDKSQLERALNAATDILRESINQGGVISGEHGIGVEKRDYMDLLFTTDDLAAMAGLKRSFDPREMFNPGKIFPKGVGCGELAALRQRGLPAADLMGTDTNSVPAGTWL
- a CDS encoding LysM peptidoglycan-binding domain-containing protein, with translation MLRSPTTVVIALLAVAAVGTGLAIASLFGMWNAAMPPSTFVTAVTRSVIAGTDVARATPSGGDMTSKPTPAVLSPTALEMLVVSPTGNTPVFADVPTVAAPTVTALPTATEAPTTAPTVTALPPTTNAPTAAPSATAVATDIAQETPFVEYVVQRGDTLYTIAKLFNVSVDDIQAYNTIANPSSLTIGQTLRIPTGDGTYVDYVVQRGDLLVTIARRFGVSVEDILAINDIRNPSSLTIGQTLRIPRRVP
- the kaiC gene encoding circadian clock protein KaiC, with translation MTQNPRQPAIEKLPTGISGFDLIANGGIPAGRTTLVSGTAGSAKTVFAAQFLAEGIRKYGEPGVFVTFEEPPSDIRRNMESLGWDIPAWESEGRWAFVDASPQPGEEVLFAGNYDLGALLARIENAVRRIGAKRLSMDSLGAIFTQFADSAVVRRELFRVVSALKRMGVTAIMTGERTQEYGDIARYGVEEFVADNVIILRNVLEDEKRRRTIEILKFRGTSHQKGEFPFTIMSGEGMVVIPLSAIELKQRSSDIRVTSGNPELDRMCGGGFFRDSILLVSGATGTGKTLMTTEFMAGGVNRGERCLLFAFEESREQLFRNATGWGVDFEQMERDGLLRVVCEYPETAGLEDHLIAMKKLIQEFRPNRVAVDSLSALERVSTIRGFREFVISLTSFIKHQEIAGLFTATTPSLMGGESVTETHISTLTDSIILLRYVEMFGEMRRGLTVLKMRGSMHDKDIREFTIDNRGMHIGRPFRQVTGILSGNPIHIAPGEIDRMNQLFNDDEQQS